GCTTCGGTTTGCGCAAAAAAATTCGACAGCAGTTTTTTATGATGGTCGTCAATCGGATTATGCGATTGCGCAGGAGCGATAAAATCACAAGGAATAAGTTTTGTTCCTTGATGAATGAGTTGGTAAAACGCATGTTGTCCGTTGGTTCCCGGCTCACCCCAAATAACAGGACCGGTTTGATAATCAACGCTGTTTCCGTCTCTGTCCGTTTGCTTGCCGTTAGATTCCATATTTCCCTGCTGAAAATACGCTGCAAATCTGTGCATATATTGGTCATAAGGCAGGATTGCCTCCGATTGCGCTCCCAAAAAGTTATTATACCAAATTCCTATCATCGCAAGAATTACGGGAATGTTATCTTTTAAATCCGCTCTTTTGAAATGTTCGTCCGCGGCAAAAGCGCCTTTTAAAAGTTTTTCATAATTTTCAAAACCGATTGTAAGCGCAATAGATAATCCTATAGACGACCAAAGCGAGTATCTTCCGCCGACCCAATCCCAAAATTCAAACATATTCGCCGTATCAATTCCGAATTCTTTGACCGCTTTTTCGTTTGTGGAAAGCGCCGCAAAGTGTTTTGCAATGTATTTTTCTTCTTTTGCGAATTTCAAAAACCAATTTCTTGCGGTATTTGCGTTTGTCATTGTTTCCTGCGTAGTAAATGTTTTTGACGCGACCAAAAACAACGTCGTTTCCGGATTGCATTTTTTAAGGGTCTCGGCAATATGCGTTCCATCGACATTCGATACAAAATAAGTGTTTATGCCGTCTTTCCAATAGGGTTTTAACGATTCGGTCACCATTACGGGACCTAAATCCGAACCGCCGATTCCTATGTTTACGACGGTATCAATATTTTTACCGGTAAAACCGGACCATTTTTTACCGTGAATTTTATCGCAAAATTCCTTCATTTGCGTAAGAACTCTATTTATTTCGGGCATTATATCTTTTCCGTCAACCAAAACCGGAGCGCTTTTTATGTTTCTTAACGCGGTATGCAAAACCGCACGGTTTTCCGTGACATTTATTTTTTCGCCTAAAAACATCGATTTTCGCGCTTCTTCCACTCCGCAAGTCTTTGCAAGCGAAATCAAATCGTTAAAAATTTCATCCGTTATGAGATTTTTTGAGAAATCAACAAAAACATCGTTGTCAAATCCGACTGTTTTAGAAAACTTTGCAAATCTGTTTTTGTCCTTATTAAACAGTTCTTTAAGGTTTCCGCCTTCGCCGTTTTTCACTCTTTTTTCAAGCGAAGCCCATTGAGATGTTTTGGTAGGATTTACATTTCTCAGCATATGAACCTTTCGTTTGTCTTAAACATCTTAATCAAAAATAATATTTGTACTTTGCAAAATTATAATTTTATCAAGTAATAAATTAAAATCTTTCAAAA
This genomic window from Chitinispirillales bacterium contains:
- the pgi gene encoding glucose-6-phosphate isomerase, whose protein sequence is MLRNVNPTKTSQWASLEKRVKNGEGGNLKELFNKDKNRFAKFSKTVGFDNDVFVDFSKNLITDEIFNDLISLAKTCGVEEARKSMFLGEKINVTENRAVLHTALRNIKSAPVLVDGKDIMPEINRVLTQMKEFCDKIHGKKWSGFTGKNIDTVVNIGIGGSDLGPVMVTESLKPYWKDGINTYFVSNVDGTHIAETLKKCNPETTLFLVASKTFTTQETMTNANTARNWFLKFAKEEKYIAKHFAALSTNEKAVKEFGIDTANMFEFWDWVGGRYSLWSSIGLSIALTIGFENYEKLLKGAFAADEHFKRADLKDNIPVILAMIGIWYNNFLGAQSEAILPYDQYMHRFAAYFQQGNMESNGKQTDRDGNSVDYQTGPVIWGEPGTNGQHAFYQLIHQGTKLIPCDFIAPAQSHNPIDDHHKKLLSNFFAQTEAMAFGKTKEQVVAEFEKAGKSSNEYEKIVPFKIFKGNIPTNSILVKKITPEVLGFLTAVYEHKIFVQGIIFNVFSFDQWGVELGKQLANKILPELNDNDKVESHDSSTNGLINLWKKWK